A genome region from bacterium includes the following:
- the larA gene encoding nickel-dependent lactate racemase: MQIRLDYGRTGLLVDLPDDVDVSVLEPQKGAPLPDPAAAVAAAIAAPIGSAPLRALARGKRDAVVVISDKTRPIPYGVVLPPILAALAAGGLAPERIEILVATGLHRANTPDELAAMTSPEIVARYRIRNHAARDAAQHVHLGRTGRGTDLWIDRGYVDAELKVITGLIEPHLMAGYSGGRKAVAPGCAGVDTMRRLHGAAMLEEHIGPGLIEDNPFHAELVGIARRVGVDFMCDVTIDRARRLTGVYAGDLEQAHAAGVAAVEAHVRAELDRPADVVITSAAGFPLDDTYYQSIKGMVAALNVVRRGGTIILAAAIDEGIGSAEFQRLLAETPSPDHYMARITSPGFFTIDQWMLQHLCQVRRKAEVIVVSHGLARLPRTNLLAELAPTVEDALAHCRARYGPRPHVAVLPEGPYVLPTVRGRKLALGTAWLDDAA, translated from the coding sequence ATGCAGATTCGCCTGGATTACGGACGAACGGGCCTTCTGGTTGATCTGCCCGACGACGTAGACGTCAGCGTCCTCGAGCCGCAGAAGGGGGCGCCGCTGCCCGACCCGGCGGCGGCGGTGGCGGCCGCCATCGCGGCGCCGATCGGCAGCGCGCCGCTGCGCGCGCTGGCGCGGGGCAAGCGCGACGCGGTGGTCGTCATCTCCGACAAGACGCGACCGATCCCGTACGGCGTCGTCCTGCCGCCGATCCTGGCGGCGCTGGCAGCCGGCGGGCTGGCGCCGGAGCGCATCGAGATCCTCGTCGCCACCGGCCTGCACCGCGCCAACACGCCGGACGAGCTGGCGGCGATGACCAGCCCCGAGATCGTCGCCCGCTACCGCATCCGCAACCACGCGGCGCGCGACGCCGCCCAGCACGTGCATCTCGGCCGCACGGGGCGCGGCACCGATCTGTGGATCGACCGCGGCTACGTCGACGCCGAGCTGAAGGTCATCACCGGCCTGATCGAGCCGCACCTGATGGCCGGCTACTCCGGCGGCCGCAAGGCGGTGGCGCCCGGCTGCGCCGGCGTCGACACCATGCGCCGCCTGCACGGCGCGGCGATGCTCGAGGAGCACATCGGCCCGGGGCTGATCGAGGACAATCCCTTTCACGCCGAGCTGGTCGGCATCGCCCGCCGGGTCGGGGTCGACTTCATGTGCGACGTGACCATCGACCGCGCCCGCCGCCTCACCGGCGTCTACGCCGGCGACCTCGAGCAGGCGCACGCCGCCGGCGTCGCCGCCGTCGAGGCGCACGTGCGCGCCGAGCTCGACCGCCCCGCCGACGTGGTCATCACCTCGGCCGCCGGCTTCCCGCTCGACGACACGTACTACCAGTCGATCAAGGGCATGGTGGCGGCGCTCAACGTCGTCCGCCGCGGCGGCACCATCATCCTCGCGGCGGCCATCGACGAGGGCATCGGCAGCGCCGAGTTCCAGCGCCTGCTGGCGGAGACCCCGTCGCCGGACCACTACATGGCGCGCATCACCAGCCCCGGCTTCTTCACCATCGATCAGTGGATGCTGCAGCACCTCTGCCAGGTGCGCCGCAAGGCGGAGGTGATCGTCGTCAGCCACGGCCTCGCCCGCCTGCCGCGCACCAACCTGCTCGCCGAGCTGGCGCCGACGGTTGAGGACGCCCTCGCCCACTGCCGCGCCCGCTACGGCCCGC